From the genome of Pseudomonas sp. gcc21, one region includes:
- a CDS encoding glutathione S-transferase family protein encodes MLTLHGFNVSNYFNMVKLALMEKGIEFEVNNVHPSQDESFLAISPRGKVPCLQTEQGFISETNVILEYLEETQAGKSLLPQDPFRRAEVRALTKEIELYIELPARSCYPEVFFGGKVDQLVKDKAKADLLGGVAALKRHGKFAPYVAGEEMTIADIMFLYSIDLASAVAKKLFGLDLLQDFPEAKALLASLNQNPHVQQIEADKKEEMAAFLAAARARK; translated from the coding sequence ATGCTCACGCTTCACGGCTTTAACGTCAGTAACTATTTCAACATGGTCAAGCTGGCGCTGATGGAAAAAGGTATCGAGTTTGAGGTCAACAACGTGCATCCCAGCCAGGACGAATCCTTCCTGGCCATCAGCCCGCGGGGCAAGGTGCCGTGCTTGCAGACCGAGCAGGGTTTCATCAGCGAGACCAATGTCATTCTCGAATATCTGGAAGAAACGCAAGCGGGCAAATCCCTGTTGCCGCAGGATCCGTTTCGCCGAGCCGAAGTACGCGCTCTGACCAAGGAAATCGAGCTGTATATCGAATTGCCGGCGCGTAGCTGCTATCCGGAAGTCTTCTTTGGCGGCAAGGTTGATCAGCTGGTCAAGGACAAAGCCAAGGCGGATCTGTTGGGTGGCGTGGCAGCACTGAAGCGCCACGGCAAGTTTGCCCCCTATGTAGCCGGCGAAGAGATGACCATCGCCGATATCATGTTCCTGTACAGCATCGACCTGGCGTCTGCCGTGGCGAAGAAGCTGTTCGGGCTGGATCTTCTGCAAGACTTCCCCGAGGCAAAGGCGCTGCTGGCCTCGCTAAACCAGAATCCGCATGTTCAACAAATCGAGGCAGACAAGAAGGAAGAAATGGCGGCGTTTCTGGCCGCAGCGCGCGCTCGGAAGTGA
- a CDS encoding TIGR02647 family protein, giving the protein MLTPEEIEDINLLGQFNLANTLEGLKIHAHDAPEQTVAAARRLHEKGLVTQTDGGYLTSLGIEAAEHCQALLTILR; this is encoded by the coding sequence ATGCTGACACCCGAAGAGATCGAAGACATCAACCTATTAGGCCAATTCAACCTGGCCAATACGCTGGAGGGCCTGAAAATACACGCCCACGACGCCCCGGAGCAGACCGTAGCGGCCGCTCGGCGCTTACATGAAAAAGGATTGGTGACGCAGACGGATGGGGGTTATCTGACCAGCCTGGGTATCGAGGCTGCCGAACATTGTCAGGCGCTGCTGACCATTCTTCGCTGA
- a CDS encoding lipoprotein has translation MKRSIALIFGMLVLAGCGQKGPLFLPQQTPSETVEPARDELNQQPNEEQ, from the coding sequence ATGAAGCGATCCATCGCGCTGATCTTCGGAATGCTGGTACTGGCTGGTTGTGGCCAGAAGGGTCCATTGTTCCTGCCCCAGCAGACCCCAAGCGAAACAGTCGAGCCGGCCCGGGACGAACTGAACCAGCAACCCAACGAAGAACAGTGA
- the cyaY gene encoding iron donor protein CyaY — MNELTEADFNRQVDLIQDKIEHAVDACGLDLEMEHVEGSLILHTADGARVVLGRQPASRELWLAAPGATLHFGFEPDQGWLYDNDDETLGEVLGRVLGNLVGDDVELDID; from the coding sequence ATGAACGAACTCACTGAAGCGGACTTCAACAGGCAGGTCGACCTCATCCAGGACAAGATCGAGCATGCTGTCGATGCCTGCGGCCTGGATCTGGAGATGGAGCATGTTGAGGGATCACTTATTCTGCATACGGCAGACGGGGCGCGCGTCGTGCTGGGTCGTCAGCCTGCCTCACGTGAGCTCTGGCTTGCAGCCCCCGGTGCTACCCTGCATTTCGGTTTCGAGCCGGATCAGGGCTGGCTGTACGACAACGACGACGAGACGCTGGGCGAAGTGCTCGGCCGGGTATTGGGCAACCTGGTAGGCGATGACGTCGAGCTGGATATTGACTGA